The following are encoded in a window of Arctopsyche grandis isolate Sample6627 chromosome 2, ASM5162203v2, whole genome shotgun sequence genomic DNA:
- the LOC143920946 gene encoding uncharacterized protein LOC143920946 — MECRLCLCSTTLLTSVPIFEKSKSLQKHIWNCCRLQVNEDDELSSTICLSCESNIEFFTNLKEVYIQNDKNVRQNIIESLNIKVEEVILDDLDWNNEKSNSNEVDDNSKQFNILDHDYSTTENKLNITGSPIRYENKTALTEEKNVFTRHCNVTVDNNTTDVIKIHSDDGKFYCDYCGKIFTKLQKLRLHIVMHTKEKSHRCRFCSKLFRYNSNMKQHLKIHTGEKPHVCNVCLKSFTFGFHLIRHSKIHAVKVLLKCDFCLKDFWQKSRLIRHLKMHTERPSNKCDVCSKVFSTGKALKIHSKIHLNERPYQCHVCSRSFLQKSNLNRHIKVHLGERSHNCRICSQTFTRKAILDDHMKIHTGEKHLECGVCSKSFGYESNLKIHMKMHTGVKPHKCSVCFKAFIFKCRLTEHLNVHKVKT; from the exons ATGGAGTGTCGTCTTTGTTTATGTTCTACGACGTTGTTAACGTCtgttcccatttttgaaaaatccAAATCACTTCAGAAACACATTTGGAACTGTTGCAGATTACAG GTAAATGAAGATGACGAGCTTTCAAGTACTATATGCTTGTCGTGTGAATCAAACATAGAATTTTTCACCAATTTAAAAGAAGTCTACAttcaaaatgataaaaatgtcAGACAGAATATAATTGAAAGTTTGAATATTAAAGTGGAAGAAGTTATACTCGATGATTTGGATTGGAACAATGAAAAATCAAATAGTAATGAAGTTGACgataattcaaaacaattcaatattttagaTCACGATTATAGTACTACAGAAAATAAACTGAACATCACCGGGTCGCCAATTCGCTATGAAAATAAAACTGCACTG ACGGAGGAAAAAAACGTTTTCACGAGACATTGTAATGTAACGGTTGATAACAATACAACAGATGTAATCAAAATACATTCTGATGATGGCAAATTCTACTGCGACTATTGCGGTAAAATATTCACCAAACTACAAAAGCTACGATTGCATATCGTGATGCACACCAAAGAAAAATCACACAGATGTAGATTCTGTTCGAAGTTATTTCGTTACAATTCCAACATGAAGCAGCATTTGAAAATTCACACCGGTGAGAAACCGCACGTGTGCAACGTATGCCTTAAATCGTTCACATTCGGATTTCACCTCATAAGACACTCCAAGATCCATGCCGTGAAGGTCCTCCTCAAGTGCGACTTTTGCTTGAAAGACTTCTGGCAGAAAAGTCGCTTGATTAGACATCTGAAGATGCACACTGAACGACCGTCGAACAAATGCGACGTTTGCTCGAAGGTATTCTCGACGGGGAAGGCCTTGAAGATACATTCGAAAATTCACCTAAACGAAAGACCCTACCAATGCCACGTCTGCTCCAGGTCTTTCTTGCAGAAGAGCAATCTGAATCGACACATCAAAGTCCACCTCGGAGAGAGGTCGCACAATTGCCGAATCTGCTCGCAAACGTTCACCAGAAAAGCCATTCTAGACGATCACATGAAAATACACACCGGGGAAAAGCACCTTGAGTGTGGAGTCTGTTCAAAGTCGTTCGGGTACGAGTCGAATTTGAAGATACACATGAAAATGCACACCGGAGTGAAACCGCACAAATGTAGCGTGTGCTTTAAAGCGTTCATTTTTAAATGTCGCTTGACGGAGcatttgaatgtacataaagTAAAGACTTAA